In Methanosarcina siciliae T4/M, one genomic interval encodes:
- a CDS encoding TrmB family transcriptional regulator: MPNERFLQDIGLNAYEAAAYLSLLKLGVSEASTIYRDSEVPYGKIYSVLESLTGKGVVEVQASRPKKYRAVDPEISLDAIFERRKAEVEREIAVLKGSVEEAKQILKTIPNQKRKDEIFWTTAITESEIKKFTVSVYSEVKKSVCIIPPVFGISIVFHALPEITKAIDRGVHIRLLASPRFKALTSILSNQEEEVLEKLKKSLDIRLAQNFHSCFGIVDDTTVVLFQPHPTDRDRVLSVVKIRDTGFAKNLKEEFELLWNTGEKLDLQEELERTENPGNFYPGKSPFEIN; this comes from the coding sequence ATGCCGAATGAAAGGTTCCTGCAGGATATAGGTCTAAACGCCTATGAAGCAGCTGCTTATCTATCCCTTTTGAAACTGGGCGTTTCCGAAGCAAGCACAATCTACAGGGATTCGGAGGTTCCCTATGGAAAAATCTACTCCGTCCTTGAATCCCTTACCGGAAAAGGGGTTGTGGAGGTTCAGGCTTCAAGGCCCAAAAAATATCGGGCAGTAGACCCTGAGATCTCTTTGGACGCTATTTTTGAACGGAGAAAAGCCGAAGTCGAAAGGGAAATAGCGGTTTTGAAAGGTTCTGTTGAAGAAGCGAAACAGATCCTGAAAACTATCCCCAATCAAAAAAGAAAGGATGAAATCTTCTGGACGACCGCTATCACCGAATCCGAAATCAAAAAATTTACCGTATCCGTTTATAGCGAAGTAAAAAAATCGGTCTGCATCATTCCTCCGGTCTTCGGAATCTCCATTGTTTTCCACGCGCTTCCGGAAATAACAAAGGCTATTGACAGGGGAGTCCATATTCGGTTGCTGGCTTCCCCGCGTTTCAAAGCTCTTACCTCCATACTCTCCAATCAGGAAGAAGAAGTTCTTGAAAAACTGAAAAAAAGCCTTGACATAAGGCTGGCCCAGAATTTCCATTCCTGTTTCGGAATCGTTGACGACACCACAGTTGTCCTTTTCCAGCCCCATCCCACAGACCGGGATCGTGTCCTCTCAGTCGTAAAAATCCGGGACACCGGGTTTGCAAAAAACCTCAAAGAAGAATTTGAACTCCTCTGGAACACAGGAGAAAAGCTTGACCTTCAGGAAGAACTGGAGAGAACAGAAAACCCGGGAAATTTTTATCCCGGGAAAAGTCCTTTTGAAATAAATTAA